Below is a window of Oryza brachyantha chromosome 10, ObraRS2, whole genome shotgun sequence DNA.
TCTGAAGTCTGATCAGATTACCCCGTCATTGCCTATTGGCTCCATCTTTTTCAGAACAGATAAATTGGTCGCCATGGAACTTCACAGGTCACAGCTTGGCCAGATGTCGGATTCATTCCCATTATCGAAGAAATGAAACTTCACGGGCATAGGGCTTGTTTGCTTGCTGTCATCAAAACCGTGCCTGGCCCAGATCGACCTGCCTAATCTTATACATGCACTCTGGAGCTTCAGGCTAGTTTggtttatgaaaaaaaatgattttaccAATTTGTGccaatgccaaaatttttcacGGTATTAAAGTGGCCCGTTTTTTCTAGGCTTGCTAAAATGAGACTTCAATCCAAATAGGCAATAAATGCTATtgaaattatcaaatattGGTAGTCCAATCTACGCAAAATAGCAAATCAACCCTTTCTCCTCGACATCCTCGGTGATTGATGCATTCCTGTAAAGTGTTCTCTTTTTGTTGGAATGACCGAAGGAGGTCGTTCAATGTAATTAAGATAGGaagaaaagttaaaaaagCTTAATATAATCGACCAGAGAGATTCACGTCCTCTATCACCGTAGCAATGTCATTATCCAACATATGATTAGGTAAGTACCATTAATTACAGATGATACACACCTCGTCTGAAGTTCTTCATATACGCAGTGTGCACTGGGAAGAAATGATTTGTTGCTGTTTGGACAAGAACCCAAGATCTCACCATGATGGCCTGAGCTACCTGTAGAAGTAGTAGAAGTATAAAGCCTTTATGACCTTTGTATTGGCCATCTAGTCTAGGTCTAGTAATAAAGGTTGGCCATGGTCGGTGGGCAAAGGCAAGTGCTTGCACATCCTGCATCATTGTTAGATTTTACTCCTGTCGTCAGATGGACATGCATCTCCCATGATCATCACCTCAGATGATCAGATCACAGCTACTCCAGTCTTCAGGCAGGACTGATGTCGCCAAGCTAGTCAAACTGCCAAAGGTATATGGCCTGTTTGGTTGCTGCCCTCAGAATCGACGTCAATCTCAGTCGTCCGATTTTGTACATTTGAGGTTGGATGCACCTGTCTGAGCGAGGGCAGAAATATAAAGATTTCTGGCTATACACGTAGACAGTCAGgattcttatatttatagatggaatTTCATCCAcgaatataagcatttctcgCTAGACCTGAACAGTCAGAGATCCTTATATTTGTGGAGGTAGTACTGTTTCATGTTTTGTTTGAACAAAAAGGAGTGGTGGTATTCCAGTGTACTGAAGATGTATCAACACATCACACTCCAGCAAGCACATTCACTGTTGAGGCAGGCAGTCAAATGATCAATCCAATACCTACATGAGCAGATACATCATACTACATACGGCCATTTGCTGCAACTTGTACCAGCAACAGTAGCAATGTGGCATGATGATTGCAGGAGAGGAATAACTGGTGTGGGCTCCGGAGATCAATACAGAGAACCCGGTAGGCTTGGATTGAAACAAAAGCAAGCTCATGTTTATTACTGCTTCTGTTTGACCACATGGTGACGTTCAGTAGAGGCAGGCAGTTAACCAGCCATTCAGGAGGGCCTGAGAACCACTACTACTACCTGAATCCTTTTTAATGGTAGGTCAAAGCTACAGTCTTTTACCAGTACTGGCAAACAATTAGGAGAGACATCAGCTTCAGCAATTAGAGTGGTGCTTCCTGAaatggtagtagtagtagtaattaagatgcatgcatggcgatCTACATGGCATGTTGCCATGTTCCCAACCAGCAGCACACAATGGCCTGGCCTTCTCTCTTTCGAGGGCAGGAATTTTGTAGGATTTTCGTAGTAACTTCTGCCAATTGTTGGATTGGATGGAGTTCATCAGCTTTGACTGAAAATGCTGGAAATGTTGTGTTCTTATTACTGTATTTTCTAGCACCTTACTGCTGGCTTACTGGATACTGTACCACTGGGTTTCTGAACAAAAACTGGACCATTCGTTTCAGGCCTCCTGGAGTTTCTGTGTCAGTTAGGTCTAGTATTCATGGCATTGCAACAAGCACTGTTTCCAAAGAGGACTTCCCCCTCGCGAGAAATGCTGCAATATTCAGAACACTCATACTGAATTACTGagtacaaaattacaaataatcCTTGGGAAAACAACAAGCAAATTCAGAACTCTTTCTCTGAACAGTACCATGCCCGAAAATTGAGGCAAGAAGAACAGTGCAAAATACTCCTACCTGTAACCATCCAATCATCcatctagagagagagagagaagggtgTGGTCCAATTGTGTTGGCTACGTTGAGCTGGCTAATGGCCATGTCTTCTTTACTCTCTCACTCTGGTTTGGTGCCTTGATCACATGAGACATCGTAACATGCCAATATAATCCTCAGCCTCCCCCTATTTTGCAGCCCTACGAGCAAAGATCCAAGGAGGCAAATGTGTGAAACTCCTGCGGCAGTATGCTTGGCAGccagagataaaaaaaaagtccccaACAACTGTTCACCGGTCATGATCAAAAGAACAATGACAAGGATATGCTAACAACTCAGGAGATGGATATTACAGTACTGCCTTGTCATAAAAAGCAAGATCCCATCTCAATTAATGGGAATGGTTATTAGCATAGGGATGGTCTCCTGTTTCTTCACAATCAAAGCTGGCAGCTTCTGATGGTCATGTCAGATCTTTTGAGCTTTGGTGGATTTAAGCATCCTATACCATGCGTGCACAAGATCATGCAGGGTGTTTTAGCTCTGAATAATGGAGATTTCTCGTGCAAGCAAACAGGAGAAGTGATGGGAGATTTTATTGCTTCCCCTGATCAATGTTTTCAGCTGCATTCTCAAGCAAGAGTGTACTCCTTTCTGTTGCTTCTTCTACCTTGCACATTAACATCTATAACCAATCTGTTGGCAGTTAACACAGCAGATGTACTACATCTTTTTCGCGAGAGCGCTCTTATCACAATCAATGGAATTTTCTTCCCCAAAGttgcattaaaaaatagttgagCAAGGTCTTTCGTTGATGATATAGTTTTCTCCAATTCCTACGTGAACTAAActgttttatatgaaaatccCGCGGAGCGgaataacaaatttattttccatgcTTGATGCATCTACACATCTTTGATCTAGGACCAGTTTATCCATTATTGGAGAAAAATCATGTTCCATATATGATGCCCTGCTATGAACACTATCAAATCCCTAAAAacaatactataaaaatatttggacaaaCAACTGCATCTATTTTCTAGGACAAATTACAATCCTGATTTAGCAGCTGTCATATCTTCCTGGGCATTTCTTCTTCAGATATTCCGTACAGACAAAATGATTTCAATGAAAAAGGCCCTCCCAAACTGTTATTTGCAACTTGTTTTCTGGgatttgactttttgacacTCGTAAGATTGAGGTTCGATTATTTGACATCCTGGTCTACTGTTATTGATTTAGATgattccacatgtcatactcaCGAGTGTCAACATAAACAATTGGCCAACGAAGAAAGTGTCAGTGAGAGGCAACTAAGGAATCACATAAAATTGCCATGACAAATAAGGAATTATgccgaaaatttttgggatgCCATAAATACCAATAGCGATTGACTACTTATTAGCCTAGACACGAACCTTAATGGCGGTTGACAAACATGCTAGTTATACATTTTactagagcaattttacagtatttGAGTAAGTAttgagaggtaccaaaattttagcatgaaatttggtacctcccaATAcctaggtaccaaaatttcaagGAATGTAAAATTGCTTATTCCACTAACAACCATAACAATATTTATAGAGCATTGTTCCCATCCTTAAGAAGGTTCTAtaaggtatcactgttttttatataaaattttatactttctAGTATCTACGGTactaagagataccaaaatttatatagaaaacagtggtaccccGATTGATAGTGACAAAACACTCGACTTGAACATTGCCCCAAGTTCAGGAGTCAGAACTcaagaaaacatagaaaaataaatcaaagatttatattttcaagCATTGAGATTCTTTTCCAAAGAATAATAGGGAGCAAAATATACTTGTATGGTAATTAAGTCACTGATTTGGATGTAGCATTGATTTAATTTACTGGCAGCAATACTTCATTTGCATCATATTGAGACCACTTTTCTTCCTTCTGCAGACGATTGTTAGCTTAGCATCTCACATGAGGAAGATcgaggaaacaaaaaaaaattatggggTAAGCGAAATCTACGATATTATGCTTTGAAACTGTGCGGtgagtttaattaaaatcaattaactgcGTATGTATTGTCTTCAATTCTTTTGACTTCGCATATACACGATATAAAGCTAAATTAATTGACTGTGATTAGTTAGGATGTATCCTTATGGTGGAAAAAATTCTCTGGTGCAGAGCCCCAATCCTCACCATGTGAGGAACTATCCTCGATACGCGCCATCTGTATTCTTGCCAATCTTGAAGCATCAGAAAGAAGTAAAacaatttagattttttttttcaccttatGGTACCATCAAAGGTTcctaggagaaaaaaaaaaagaacactatTATATGCACCCACAACGCAAAtatattaagaatatatatatcgttATTTATGAACTTTTCTAAGGAGTGTGTTGgtaaaaaagtaaattattatttaatcttTAAACTGAATCAGTCGGTTTTTCGTTAATCATACAAACCATCTTTTCACATTTGcttgcttataagtcaaaatttaaattctcaaccttaaatttagagttgattttaagatttttattatagtttattttacagccttggcttttagatcgctaagaacatgtatttaaaaattttatgcacaAATTAtgtttcgtttacaaatacgCTGTTTACCTAAAAGCTAAGCAATCACCCACAGTATAGCATGTATCGTTCGTAGGCACATTGTCCCAGTTGAAATTAACACTAATAAGTctttttaaacaaatataacAGTATTGAGCGTTTGCATGGGTTGACAAACTAGTTACAAATATTATGCACAGTGTATATTGAAAGTCAGCATCATGTACAGCACACTGCATGAGGATGAGGTAGCAAGCAAAGCCAAtcaggagcaggaggaggaagaggaagacaaCAATTACAATAGCAAGGCTCCAAGAAGCTAGCATCCAACAAGTACATTttctctccatctctctctctcaaggaaaaaaaaaacacagagaCCACGAGACTTGAAGCTTTTGCTGCTTGCTGGCTTCTGAAGATGTTGCCAACTTCCTTTTATGCCCTACCTGCCAAATCTCTTCTTCTCCCTGCTCTTGCATGCAGAAGCAAACAAGCAAGCCCTCCCATGGCATTGGCAATGGCAATGCATGgtgaaaaggagaagaaaacatACAGGATGTGACAAGAACCCTTCAAACCTACGGCGACAAACCTCTCTGCTCTGTCTGTCGTCTGATGAGCCtatgagaaagaaaagaaggaaaagaaaagagaaaagaaacacatatattttgCTGCACTGACACACAAAGATGAAATTGCAGAGCAGAAGCAAAGAAGGAGATGGTACAAGATTCATCCAGACATGCATGCAGgacaagagaaaagaaagaaaaggagagagattTGAATCGACAGGCAATGCGGCATTGCAAAAAAACGTTTCTATATACCATTTCAACAttcagaacaaaaaaaaggagcaaTCTTTTACTGTTTTACACACAGCTCTCCATCTCTGTTGCTACTACGTACTTGCATCATCATCGTGGTAATGGCATGGCATCTCTCTCTAGCCAAGAAAAtggaaggagaagaggagaatgAGATTGAGAGAAGAAGCTAAACTAGTAGATTAACGAGTGGTTAAATACTGATGGGTTGGTGGTAATGAACGGTGGTTAATTGATGGGAATGGCCATGGGTGGTTGGCTGGCTAGACCTTGTAGATGATGAGGAAGCATGGAAGGACGGCGCGGCTGTCGAGGACGACGAGCTCGCCGTTGCCCATGTCGACGGAGTCGTAATCCGAGGCGTGGTGGCGGGAATGGTCGTGCGCCGGCCGGACGCGCCCGGCGATGACGCGGCACACCAGCATCGCCCTGCGGCcggggccggcgccggcgctggagtgcgccgcgccgctccCGGCGAAGGTGCGCACCGCGGTGTCGGTGGCGCCGAGGCGGCAGgtggcgacgccggcgccgaacACCCCGCCgggccccgcggcggcgcggcactGGAACCGCATCATCTCGTTGCCGTCGGCgccgcaccgcgccgccgcgccgtgcgcgcgcgcggccgccctGGCCTCCTCGAaccgcgccaccgcccgcgccgcgctgtGCACACGGAAcatcgcctccaccgccggctccggcgccgccgacgacacCCCCCACCCGGACGAGAAGATGAGCTCCACCACCCGCCGCGACGAGTGCCCCACGGGAAGCTCCGCCATCGTCAGGAACGCCGAGCTGacaggcgccgccgcggcggccgcgggcgaCGGCATGAACGCCCCCGCGGTCACCTGCTTCGGCTTCTTCTTCGGCCTCGGCCCCACCTCCCGGCGCGGCCGCTCCTCGggcgccctcctcctctccctcctcgcctTCTTGGCCGCCCCGTGCCGCAGGAACGCCACGGAGTCCCTCACGTCCTCCGCAGCCGCGCACGACACCGCCGGCAgcatcggcgtcggcggcgactgcGCCTTCttgctcggcgacggcgccacgACCGCGTCGGCCACGCCGTACGACCTGCAGCTCAGAGAGCGCACCCACGCCGTCGCCATTGGCATGGCGGACGCAGCACGACCAGGAACAGACGCCGCGCGCTCTCGTTGCGAcagccggcgacgacggcggcggcggttgagCTCGGCggattggtggtggtggtggccgcgcGCTCTGGCTTGGCTCTGGGCGTTATTATGGGGTGGATTTATTTGCTCCTACCCTGAGCTGTACACTGTGCCACTGGCATTACACTGCTTGCATCATTTCTCACCCAGCCTCAGCACCTCACTCTCActgccatgtgggccccaTCTTCGCAGCTGCATCGTGGGTCCCAGTGTCAGTGGCTGCGGTGTGCGTAGGATAACTGGCATTTTGCAATGAACCAGTGTACCGGGAGTTGTACTGCAGATTTGGGGTTGGGGTACTCTTTTGAGCTGTGAAGTGTGAGTGATTTGATTTGGGATAATCTTTTCgaaatttgttttcatttggGCTCATGATTTGGGGGAACGGGGGAGACAGGGCCCATTTTTTGAGTGGATTTGTGTGGCAATAATCATTTGGATTTGGATGCCTAGTCCAAGGATTTCCCCGGAGGCCCCTCTCGTTCTCTACAGTAAATTTTGCAGGCACAGTCCCTGAACTACTGAACAGTGGTTTTGGGATAAAAATTACgtataaaaatttctcaactgatgtttttaaataaaaaaataaatttttagatagtAAAATCATCCGTTTAGAATCTCAAATACATATCAAAATATCAGATAATTCTTCAATAATTCCTTCTCATGTATCTCAAACGGGGCATAGGTACACTCTCTTTCTACTagctttcttttcctttttgttttcttcttttgaatagcgctttttttttcttttgtgttttTCAGAGCTCCCTTTTGTGATGAAGCTGTGTGTGGTCGGTgttctctctttttattttttctctgtgGATGTGGAGTCCAGTTCTTCCCTTGGTTGCAGGCACGCGTTTGATCTCTATGTTCGTGGTGCTTCTGATTTCTCGTCAGAATTCCAAAAGATGCATCTCTTTTTGTTATCTctgtctctctttttcttcctatAGGCTGGTGTCCactttttgttatttgtttcacagctatttattttgtatttgttaGTTGAGTACATCAACACATCTAATTTAGATGAAGAGGCCGGATTTTatccattttctaaaaaaaaagtttaattttgtatttgtttgagaGAAAGACGTCAACTTTTCCTCATTTTTTCAGTGGAAAACTTTGAATTCAATGCGAACATATTACCTAAATGCTCATCATAATTCGCATTTACAGCGCGTCAGAATTCAACTTCGAACAGATTGTTTAAATGAAAGtagttaaaatttcaattcatGTACGCCTGCAATTTTTCTCGGGGGTTTCTTTAATTAACTGCCGCGTAATCATTTCTTCTTATGTCGCTATTAAAATGTCAGCAACGCGGCAAATATGATTTGACGGTTAAGCATGTGTCGTCGCTGACCTGCGAGTTAAAAACACCCCAAATTCGAactattctttttgttttttcccccGAATATTCGCGTTATTCACGTTACAAAATGATGGGTTCCAACACGCATAATTAAattgattagttaattaatcggGGTCGGATTTTCTGAGATTACGAACACAAAGATCCGATCTCTCTGAATCGAATTGATCTTCCTATCGCCCGGCATGCAGCTGAGACATCTCATTCGTCAACAACCACTTGCCCAACTGATCAAATCGTgtacatacattttttttctgaattttttttgtgacaaAGACTTAAGCAGTTGACAAATGGCGATCGCAATTAGTATTAATCTGCATGTGTAACATGACACTGAATTACTGATCCACATTATCTTAGTGATTTCTGACTTTAACTAAGAGCCTGAAATCCCTGAACCGACGACAACCTAATTTCATCACCTATATATGTAATGTACGCAACTTCCTGTATAAACCCCGTATTAaatacatgcatatgcattcatACTAAGATGATCATCTCTGCTGCATATTCAGGCATAAAAAAAGGTGAAGAGATGTTGTGTGCAGTTAACCAACGcgtttaattagtttattagtTTAAGCTGACCCTGATAAGATGCAACTGGTGAGACGCATTTGGAGATGGAGCTAGCCATCATTTCCATGGCTCTGCTGCTACTGCCAGTACCGAGAAAGCTATCGAAGGCattgctgcatgcatgcatgatctcACTCACTTCTCGACTCGATCAAATCGATCGAATCCTCCTCCAACGAATCGCCGCAAAGATCTTAACCGAATCATTGCAGCATCAAGAACCGGAGGAATGTGCAAATGGTTGCTACTGAATTTTATTACTcctatctctcttttttttcagataatgGTTGCTATTGCAAGTTTGCAACTGGTTGGTATCTGCCATTTAGCCATGTATTAATGCAGTGATAAGCTCTGAAAGTGGCCTTCCAACTTATGGCACACCTAACATCGACTTCTTTACGATCCCTTCAGGATTCAGACTTATCTTTGAcacccaaaaagaaaaaaaacattgattAAAACATGTCGGCCTCTGAACATCACAAGTTAAACGAATCTGTCCCCTTGCAGATTAAGGATGGCATCTCTCTTAATCTCTGCCTCTTGTAGTTGTAGACTGATTGGCTGATGATGTGCAAGTCAGATAGATGATCACTGCATTTGCCAACGACCTAATCCGGGGTTTCCTAGCAGGGCAAGTATTCCTCAGAAAGAGAAGAATGTGTCAAAGTGTTAACATCAAGATGTTGTGGTTTCACCAAACAAACCAGTATATACAGACTGATTCCAGCCAGCCAATGTGCTACACTTGTACAGCATTCTTCCAGTTGCCTTTGCTTGTGCTTGGTGCCCAAGAGAAGTGTACTATGCTAGCTATAGCTGCTGTACCAGCATATCTATTCTACTGCCTGATCATCTTCTGTATACAATACTCTCGAATTATGGAGTATCTTGGGGTAGTTGGATTGTATGGACGGTCCTGCACTTCTGCTCCTGTGAGTACTGTAGTCTAACGAGGTTTATTACTGCTCCCAGATTATCACACTCATTCAGGTACATAGACTTGCAGAAGTAAACActaaacagttatgaaaagtAGTAATTGAAGTGGATATAATGGCCGTTGCTTAGACAGGGAATTGCTTGAAAAACTGGGAGGAGAAACTAAAGCATCAATGTCAGGTAAGACAAGACGCATCCATCGTCTATCGGTAAACGGGAAGTGAATGCTGAACGCTTCCTTTCATGGTAGATATGGGCTCCCTCCACTAGCGGTAGTACTGCAGTACTACACACTAGTAGCATTTCGGCAGCAGGTCAGGTTGCAAAAGGCCAAACAAGAAAGGCACCaacttttgcatttttttgacAGAGAGAGGGAGCAAATGCTAGAGGGCAGCAGATGGGATGGGAATATTCAAAAGATAcacaaacaataaaatatgacagagagagagatagagaatgaaagaaagaaagaaagagattgTGAGATGGCAGCAAAAGCAGAGCCTGGGAAGGAAAGATGAAAAGATGCAAGGAAAGGCAGCAGCTACTCTTTCGTCACAGTCTTCAGTAGAGAAAAGCATCAGAATTTGGAACCAACTACGAGCACTGATTGATGAGTACCAGTACTATACACATATTGTAGGAGTACATGTGATGATAAACACAAATGTGCTTTAGATTTCGTGCCGCTGTCTCCTGGCCCCAGCCATTGCCAATTGGAGTAGAAGAAGAGATGAACTACTGCTACACGAGGTAGCAACAGTATGGATGGAAACGGTATGGTGCACTGGTGATtccgaggacgacgacggccggccggtgggccgccggcggcctgcATTTGGGGGAGACAGGCGAGCTCCTCCGGCCAGCACGCCGGTGTCGCCTCGGAATTCGGGCCGTGCTTTTTCTCTCGGTGTTCTTGTTGGCCCAGCAGCACTAACCTGGATGCATTGGGCTGCCTAAAGCCGAATTTTTGCTTGCACGTTTTTGGTTGCTAACAGTTGTGCCTGAGTTTGGCTTTGATCAGATCGTCAGAGACAATTATTTCTGATAACCACTACACTAGCGTTTTCTGTTAATGAAATTAGAAGATCATATTTTTCTGattcaattagtttttcacCATCTTCTGTGCAGCATTGTAACTTTGTCATGTGAATTGCAAATACGCAATTCACCTCTCAAGGTTACCCAATGTACTGATCCAAAAATTCAGCAGAGCACGCGTGCGTCTTGACACCAGGATCAACAAGTTCATCCGGAgctctcatctttttttcagTCGAGCAGATCATCAGAGATTCAGAGCAGAGCAGCCACCGTTGCTGCCACTGATCTGCCAGCAGCAACCAAAAGCAGCTCTCCTTTCCCCTGCACgctgtaaaaaaacaaaaccccgTCAGTCAGCTAACATGCGGTGGTCAGTGCCGCAGTACCCCAACCCAGAAAGATGTTAACAACCTCACATTCGACGAAGCTATTCGCATgaacaataaaaatgattcAGAGATGGTAACTGACAAACTGTAACAGGGTGGATTAAGCTTAAGCTGCTTGAAAATTCAGGTGATTAGGGGagatagatagagagagatcgaTGATGCTAGTGTGCTGCTGGTGTCCACTACTGGTTGCCGGCTATCCTAGTAGCACCCGTCGTAATGCACTGGATCGCACATTGGAAGGCGCAGAATTAGCGACGGCGTTTTGCTGTTGCTGTCCAAGTTATCAGCAAGGGGAATCCCATGCCAAATCCAACGAAAATATGCCATTCAATGCACCAGACAGTGACAACGCAGCTCATGGGGAACCTGGTGATGCGATGCCATCGTTGCGCATGGGATTCCGGCCCAACTTGATTGCCGGCCCACATTTTTGTTAGCTTCATGTCCAGTTGATCTCCCAGTGGATGAACACTAGTGTGTGCAAGGCCCATTTAAGGCAGCGCTATTCTGGGCTTAGGTATAGCACCTCGTTAGCACATTTTTCGAGttatcctatgttttttttactttaatgactatttgtcttattcaaaagttataaaaatattatttattttacttgtgacttactttattatcaaaaagaactttaagcatgacttgttattttttatatttgtactaaagttttaaataagacgagtggtcaaacattgccaccaaaaaagtcaaacatcttacattataaaatgaagACAGTAAATTGTTTACACGGGATTAGAACTCCATATCTGTACTGTGCCCAACGAACTGCTGGGTACCCAATATGTTTCACTTGATTAACATATCaatagataattaaataaagagcAACATAATCAATAAGTTGTAAGGTTATGGGTAATAGTTTAGAAGTAGAACACACATTATCACCAAACTAACATAATTTCATcaatgtttattattttaataggcCAATGTAAAATAGGTATGAGAAATATGCCAAAATCAGCACCTACATAAAAATCAGGTAGGACATAGGTTACCtgtagataaaaattaaaactcgTATACTAACTACTCACtgcgtttcatattataagactttataaCTTTGTTTAGGTTTATCTattgatcatttatatatattttgatgtgttAGCATTTATAGGAATTTGGATAACACGAAAGTATactaaatctatattttttaagtcacGGATAGACGTGCTCACAAAGAAATCAAACCTATGTCTATATTCATCAGGTCATATAACCATGGATACCCGAATCCATGGTAAAATTGacatcctctctctcgcttATAAGAGCATCTTTAATGTGTGTTCTAGAAGGTGcatagaagagagagaaatatataaaatggatgCTATACATTGAAGAGAGTGTGCTAAGCTAAATTTTCTAAGCATACATTGCTTATCTAAGCAACTAGTtcttagattaaaaaatattgcatgGTGGGGGAAAAGTGAGAAGGATGACAACTTTTTATCTTAATGGGTCCTACCTTAATCTAGCAATATGAGTCTAAGCATTGGAGCACACTTAACTAAACTAGCACCTTATGATATGTCTATTATTAAAACTTACAAAGGAAATATATACTAAAGATGCCCTAAGCTACTAcgtccgttttataatataaaatgtttaactattgactaaccatttgttttatttaaaaatttagtacaaatataaaaatagacaaGTTGTGCTGaaagttcttttttataataaagtaattcacaagaaaaataaataatatttttataatttttctaaataagataaataatcaaatattacgaggaaaaaaaatcaaacaaacacAACTGCCGCGGTTTGAGAAGTCAACGGCCGGAGAGGGTAGTAGCATAGGAGGGTAGTGTGTGGctggcaggtgggccccactggCCAGCTCGCGTACGGAGCTCCGCGCGCCTACCCGACGCGGTCAGCCAGCCAGTGACGGACACCTGGGACCACCTGCTCTACCCGCCGCTGTCATGTGGGACCCAGGTGAAAGGAACGAAAGGGTAAtcccaacccataacactagatataatttatataaactttccataaaaaactaatactaATACTACTCTTCTAATACAAACACCACTGTTTCacacttcaatttaatgctacttacctctcatgatatcttgaatgttgtgtagaaatcatatacatggttttattttcttttctcatttatttacttggcatattattttttattaacaatGTTATAGACATCATTCGTTGGGTTAGGAATACGCTAAGCACAGGCCTCCATCCATAGTAGAAAAAGGCAAGGCGAGGCAACTCGACTCGATTCCGCGCCCGCCGCgtggggaggcggaggcggaggaagacgacggcgacccTCC
It encodes the following:
- the LOC121055516 gene encoding uncharacterized protein LOC121055516, translating into MATAWVRSLSCRSYGVADAVVAPSPSKKAQSPPTPMLPAVSCAAAEDVRDSVAFLRHGAAKKARRERRRAPEERPRREVGPRPKKKPKQVTAGAFMPSPAAAAAAPVSSAFLTMAELPVGHSSRRVVELIFSSGWGVSSAAPEPAVEAMFRVHSAARAVARFEEARAAARAHGAAARCGADGNEMMRFQCRAAAGPGGVFGAGVATCRLGATDTAVRTFAGSGAAHSSAGAGPGRRAMLVCRVIAGRVRPAHDHSRHHASDYDSVDMGNGELVVLDSRAVLPCFLIIYKV